GGGAGGCGGTGCTGGCCTCGTCGAGCTCCGGCATCGTGGCCTCCGACATCGCCGAGGACCTGCCCGACGAGGTCGCGGCCCGGATGCTGATCGCGCACCCGTTCAACCCGCCGCACGTGGTGCCGCTGGTCGAGGTCGTTCCCGGCGCGCGCACCGCCGAGCCGGTCGTGACCGGCGCGCTGGAGTTCTACCAGGAGATCGGCAAGACCCCCGTGCGACTGCGCAAGGAAGTGGACGGCTTCGTCGCGAACCGCCTGCAGAGCGCCATCATGCGGGAGGCCATCAGCCTCGTGCTCGACGGCGTGGTCAGCGCGTCCGAACTGGACACCGTGATGAAGGCGTCGCTCGGTGGCCGCTACGCCACCATCGGCCCGTTCGAGAGCTTCCACCTCGGCGGCGGGCCCGGCGGCATCCGGCACATGATGCGCCACCTCGGCGTCGGCATGGCCGAACGCTGGAAGGAACTCGGCGACCCCGCGCTCACCCCCGCCGCGATCGACGAGCTCACGACGCAGACCGAGTCCGCCTACGGCTCCGGCGCGGACGCCTACGTCGAGCGCACGCGGTCCCGCGACCGCAGGCACAACGCCCTCCGCGCGGCCCTGGACTCCGAGGACGACTCGCCCCACGGCCGCCACCACCGGAACTGACCGGCCGGGAATTCCCGGCCACCACGCAGAAAGCGAGGCCACCATGGCCAAGAAGGTCAACACCGACCCGGACTTCTTCGGCTACGCCGGACTGCTCAGCGACTCCGAGCGCGCGGAGCTCGCCGACATCCGCGACTACCTGCAGCGCGAGATCGCCCCGCTGGCGAATCCGGCCTGGGACAAGGCGGAATTCCCGTTCGAGGCGATCGAGAAGTTCGCGAAGCTGCGGCTGGCCGGCTACCAGTACCCCGAGTACGGCGACGGCGTGCAGCGCAGCGAGCTGTTCGCCGGGTTCCTGAGCATCGAGCTCAACCGCATCGACCCGTCGCTGGCGGTGTTCTCCGGTGTCCACACCGGACTCGCGATGGGCAGCATCCTCGGCGGCGGCGATCAGGAGCAGCGGGACCGCTGGCTGCCGGACATGGTCGCCATGAACAAGATCGGCGCGTTCGCGCTCACCGAACCCGAGGGCGGTTCCGACGTGGCGGGCGGCATGCGCACCACCGCGCGCCGCGAAGGCGACGAGTGGGTGCTCAACGGGGCCAAGCGCTGGATCGGCAACGGGACCTTCGCCGACCTGATCGTCGTGTGGGCCCGCGACGAGGCCGACGACCAGGTGAAGGGATTCGTGGTCGGCAAGGACACGCCCGGCGTCACCGCCACCAAGATCGAAGGCAAGATCGCGCTGCGCAGCGTGCAGAACGCCGACATCGTCTTCGACCAGGCGCGGATCCCGGAATCCGACCGGCTGCAGAACATCAACAGCTTCCGCGACACCGCGAAGGTCCTCGCCCGCACCCGCGGCGGCGTGGCCTGGCAGGCGCTGGGCGTGGCGATGCGCGCCTACGAGCTCGCCCGCGAGTACGCGGTGAACCGCGAGCAGTTCGGCAAGCCCATCGGCGGGTTCCAGATGATCCAGGACCTGCTGGTGAAGATGCTCGGCAACATCACCGCCATGTTCGGGATGGTGGTGCGCCTCAACCAGCTCACCGCCGCGGGCGAGGCCGGCGCCGACCAGGCCGCGCTCGCCAAGGCCTTCACCACCACCCGCATGCGCGAGGTCGTCGCGTGGGCGCGGGAGCTGTTCGGCGGCAACGGGATCGTACTCGACTACGACGTGGCGAAGTTCTTCGCCGACGCCGAAGCCGTCTACTCCTTCGAGGGCAGCCGCGAGATGAACACCCTCATCGTCGGCAAGTCGATCACGGGACTGAGCGCCTTCGCGTGAGCTTTCGCCTGAGAGCAACGCGGAAAGCGGGCGCGGGACACCGCGCCCGCTTTCAGCCGATCGTCAGCCCTTGGCCGAAATGCGACCCGAGAACGAGCTGCAACTCAGCGCCGTGCTGCCCTCGTAATTGCAGGCGCGGTAGTTGATCCACCCGGATTCCGGAATCGACAGGTTCCAATCCAGGCACTTGCCGTTCCCGACGTTCGCGTGCTTCGTCTTCAACCCGGACTTGTCGCTGCGGTAGTAGCGCGCGACCGGGTGATGCCCGTCCGCCGCCCGATCGCAGATGTAGAGGTGCTCGCCGGTCGGGTTGAAGCAGACCAGCGCACCGCCCGAAGCCACCGGGTAGTAGCAGGTGGCCTGCGCAGAAGCGCCGTCCTCCGACTGCACCTCCACGGTGGCCGTCGGCGCGTTCAGCGGCATTCCATCCGAATTCGTGCTCGCTTGAGCCACGCCTCCGGTCCCCATTGCCAACGCGAGCGCACCGAGCCACACCATCATTCGCCGTTTCATCCGAAACCCCCATGTTTCGAACCGAGGACCGGACTCGTCGCCGATCCTGGAATCGTCCCTCGATCAGGACGGACCAGACATTACCCAGCGGTTCCGGGGGAAATTCCGAACAATTCCGAAGATACCCGGATCGCCGCAGCAGGATCCCACCTGCGGCGCAATTCCGGGAACACCGCCGCACCTCTGCTCACCCAGTGCCATCGGCGCCGAGCACCGGCGCCGCCGTCAGAGTGATCTCCCGGCGCCGTCCCGATCACCTGCTAACGCCGTCGGCCGCCCGAACGACAACACTCGCGCCCACCGGCGGCTCCTCCGCCGTTCGGTGCGATTTTCCCGCTGCGCACGCGGAACCTCGTCAGGACGTGTACTTGTGCACCGGCCTCGATTCGAGCCCGACCTGGTGAATGATGTGTATCGTCCTGCCGACCGGGTCTCCCGTGTCGGCGTCGAAGTGGAACCGGTCACCCGCGCCGTCGATGTCGTTGCGCTCGCTGGTCAAGCTCACCAACGCCGTCCTGACCTCGGCCGGGCCGATCTCGGTCTCGTTGAGCAGGGCCTTCTGCGCCGCGTCGACAACGGCGGTCATCGCGTCGAACTCCATGATCGCCCAGCCGTTGGCGAGATCGCGCGAGCCGATCCTCTCCAGCTGCCGGAAACCGTCGAAGTTGACCTTGTAATCCTCGGCGTACTCGTTGAACCTCGCGTCGCCCAAGGCCTTCGGGTCGGCCAACGCCGCGTACACCACCTCCACGTGCCCCGGCAGCTCCGTCTCGTTCAGCTTCGCCGCGTCGGACCCCGTCACCACGGTGATCGTCTTCCCGCAGTGTTCGACGCGGAGCTTCTCGACGAACGCGTCCAGCAGCGAGGCACGTCCCGCGTAGAGCACCGTGTCCGGAGTGCCCGGACTGCACAGCTCGGCCACGATCTCGTTGAACTGGTTGGTCGTGCCGTTGATGCCCGGCGTGCCGTCGAAGGACCGCTGCACCCCTGCCGCGAGCTCAGCGGAGAACACCTCGGCGAAGTCGTCCCGCAACCCGGTGGTGTAGAAGTCGTTGAAATTCTGATCCCGCACCAGCATGTACTCGCGCGGCCGCTTGACCAGGAACTCGTGCAGCGCCAAGGCTTCGGTGCGGTTGCTGGGGCTCACCCGGTACAACCCCCTGATCGGCCCGTCCTCGGGCCGCACCGCCCCGGTCATGTTGAGGCCGTCCGCGGTGAGCACCGCGCCGACCATCGGGATCTGGTGGTCCGCCAGCCGATGCGCGGCGCTGATCGTCTCCCCGACGCTGACGCCCATTCCCGTCACGGCGACCAGCGGCCGCTCGTCGTCGGTCATGCCGATCAACTCGTCCACCACCTCCTCCCAGTCCTGCTCGTCGCTGCCCTCGTCGGCCACCACGAGCCGGAACAACGGGTAGGCGCCCTCGACGGAGTTGGCCTGCCGCTGCGCCAGATACGCGCCGATGATCTTCGAACGGGCCTGGTCGAGGGACACGCTGCCCCGATCACCACCCGGCTCGGGAACCGGGGTGAGCACCGCGACCGTGACGACCTTCCTGTCCAGGCCCGCGATCCGGTCGTTCTCCCGCTCGATCTTCTCCTCGACGTCGCGCAGCCCGTGGTGCAGGCTCGCCGAGCCGTCGCTGACACCGACGCACTCGTCGTCGACCCCGCGCCACATGCCCGCGGAGCAACCGCTCAGCCACCACGCGGCCCCGACCCACGCCCCGGTCAGCAGCAGCACGACGACGACCAGCGCACCGGCGTTGCGCAGCACCCGCAGCCGCCTGTCCCGCGCGGCCCGCTTGGCGTACTGCGGCGGGTGGAAATCGAACCTCGTCGGTGTGTTCACTGCCCCTCCTCCGAGCACCTACCGGTACTTGTCCGCTTCCGCGCGCAGCACGGCGAGCCCGTCACCGGCGTACGGTGCGATGTCGTCGAGATCAGCGGCGATCTCACCGTCCAGGTCGCGGTGCCGGGCGTCGCGGAACGGATCGGCGACCGTCCACAGCGCGACGACCAGCCGAGCCAGCGGCGCCACCGGCAGGTCGCGCGGCGGCGCCCAGCGCGTCAGCTCGCGCACCCGCTCGACCGGGGCGAGCGCGTGGCCACCGGCGTCCGGTGCCGCGCAGACCTCCCGCAGCAGCACCAGCCAGGCGCGGGCGGGAACCTCGTCGAGCAGGTCCGCGAGCTTCCTGGTGACGAACTCGACCTCGCCGAGCGCCAGCGCGTGGTGCAGCTCCCCCGCCCGGTCCTGGTCCTGCTCGCACCGGCGCCGCAACCATCCGTGCACCGAGGCCCAATCGGCGCGGTCGTGCTCGGTCCGGGCGGCGAGCCGCCGCAGCAGCAGCCTGCGCAGCACCGGGATCATGGTGCGCGCGCCCGCGTCGTCGACGCGGCTCCACACCGTCCCGTCGAAGACGGCGGAGTTGCGATCGCCCGTGCCCAGCAGCAGCGGGCGGTAGCGGGCCAGCCGCAGCGCCTGGTCGATGTTGCGGGCCGCCGAGCAGGTCACCAGGTCCTCCACCACGTTCGGCGCGACGTCGACCAGGAACGTGGCCACCATGCCGTCCGCCACCCGGAGCACGCCGTCGCCCGGCACGGCCGCGTCGAGCACGGCGTCGAGGCTCACCGGGTCCAGCCGGTGCTCGGCTATCGCGTCCAGCAACATCCGGGTCGCGCCCGGGTGACCGTGGGCGAACCCGTGCACCATCGCGCTGATGCGGCGGTTGTCGCTCAACCGCGGCCCGAGCGCCGAAACGAGGGTGTCGACCGCTTCCGGACTCAGATCGTCGAGCCGCACCAGGTACGGACCGGCGCGGTGGCGGCCGGAACCGCGCTGGGCGTAGTCCTCGTAGCCCGCGTTCTCGATCGCCACGGGGTCCTCGCCTGCGGCCGACAGCCGCCGCACCAGCGCGCTCCTGCTGCTGGTCGCGACCACGGTCAGCGGATCCGGATCGTCGACGGCCAGCTGACCCCGCTGCCGGTGCGCGACCTCCAGCCCGGAGACCAGTTCGAGCCCCGCGTCGACGTCGTCGAGCAGCACCGCGCAGTTGAGGGTGCGCCGATCGGCCTGCCTGCCGCGCCGGAAGCCGTCGCGCAGGTCCGCCAGGAACGCCGCCCACAGCACCTCGCCGACTTCCTGGCTCCCGTCGGGCGACCGCGCCTTGTGGTTGAGCTCCACCAGCACGTCGATCGGGTCGCGGGCGAGCCCCTTGTCCTGGTGCCCGAACCACTTCCGGGCGTCCCCGCGATCCCGCCGACCGCGCAGCACCGCGTTGATCCCGCCGACGACCAAGCCGGGCAGGTGCTGGCCCAAGGTGACGACTCCCGGCACGTTGCTCAAGGCGGGCACCGTGGCGAGCACTCCGGCCGCGAGCGTGGCGAGGAACTGCGGCGGGTCGCTGATCTTCAGGTAGGCGGCCAGCTCGTCCTCGACCTGCCTGCGGGCGAGTGTCCAGCGGGCGACGTTCAGCGTCGCGCCGAGGGCCAGCTGGCCGGTGATGAGCCGCGGGAACTCCAGCGTCCCGTAGCCCGGGCACGGCCTGCTGAGCTGGAAGGCCAGCGCCGCCAACACCTCCTGCGGCGAACTCGGGCCGAGCCGCGCGCAGTCCAGCCGGGCGAACGGCACGTTCTGCTCCAGACCGGCGGCGAGCTCGTCGAGCAGCGCGGTCTTCCCGCTGCCGGGTGGACCGGTGAACGTGAGCATCGGAACCGGCCTGCTCACCGGAACTCCGTCGTGCTCCGGGCGCCGCATGAATTCCCGGACCAGCAGCAGCTCCCGGCTCCGGCCGAAGAGAACCGGCTCCGGATCCGACGATGCCTGAGCATTCCGCACCACTGCCATCCCCCGATCAGCGATGGAGAACTCCGCTCGGCTCGGTGACCCCAACCGTTCCGATGGAGCGAGAATGGGAAGAGCATGACCGACCGATCGCCGCGGTCGACATCGCTTCCCGGGAAAGGAGGTACCGCCGAAACGACGACCTCGATCAGACCGGACGACCGAATCCTACGGGAAAAAGCGCCGCACGAACCCGCAGCAGCGCACGATTCGGATTCCGCGCACGCGTCCGCGCCGCCGATCCGCGAACAAGATCGGAACAATGTCCGGCTCGAAATCCCCGTTCTGGCAACGGCGGTTTCCGATGCGTTCTTTCCCGCCGTTCGGCGCCCGCGATTCAGAACGGCGCGAGAGGACCGTTCAGCTCCGCACGTCGTAGCGCAGGTGCACGGTGCCGTCCTCGAACCGGTGCTGCGCCCGCAGGTCCAGGCCCGCCCCGAATCCGGCCGGGAACGCCCGCAGACCGCCGCCGACCAGCACGGGCTTGACGAACAACTGGCACTCGTCGACCAGCCCGTCCCGGAACGCCGCAGCCGCCAGCCCCGGCCCGCCGATCGCGAGATCCGCCGCGGAAGTCGCCTTCAACCGCCGGACCTCCGCCGGGTCGAACTCGCGCTCCAGCCGAGTCCGGGCATCGGACACCGAATCCAGCGTTCCGGAGAACACCACCTTGTCGGCCGCGCGCCAGATCCCCGCGAAATCACGCATCTCCCGCGGCTGGTCCGCCAACGACAACGTGTCCCACACGATCATCTCCGCGTAGGTCCGGCGCCCCAGCAGGTAGGTCCCGATCTCGCGCTCCAGGTCGTTCAGGAACGCGTGCACCGGCTCGCTCGGCGCGGCCCAGTCGTAACCGCCGTGCTCGTCCGCGACGCAGCCGTCCAGCGACATGAGGGCCGAGTAGATCAACTTACCCATGCGGGCCTCCCCGTTCCTGCCGACCGCACCCGGGATCGGGACGGACGTCCGATACCGGGCCGTCTTCCCGGAGTGACGAGGCTCGTGCTCCGACGAGCACCTGCCCCGCGGATTCCGCGGCCCGCCCGACGAGCCGGGCCGCGTCACCTCGGAGACGGACCCTGCCATTTTCCTGACGGCCCGATGCCCCGCGGCCACCGGGCGCGGAGCACCATCCGCGCGATTCCGCCTCCGGCGGGAATATCGGCTCGGGAAAACGGTTGGACAGTGTCACCTGTCATCCAACCAGAATCCCCTGGAGCGCGGATGCCCGCGGAGACACCGGAGAACGTGCACCGTCCGAAGAAGCTGAGCGAGCAGGAACGCGAGCAGTTCCTCGCACAACCCCACGTCGGCGTGCTGAGCGTCGTCAGCGACGACGACCGCCCGCCCTCGACGCTGCCCACTTGGTACGCCTACCGCCCGGGCGGGAACATCGCCGTCGCCCTCCGCCGGGGCAAGCGGAAATCACGGCTCATCGCACGAGCGGGCGTGCTCTCCTTCTCCGTCCAGCAGCCGGTGCTGCCGTACAAGTACGTCACCGTCGAGGGGACGGTCGTCAAGCAGCAACGGCCGTCCAGGGAGGAACTCGTCCGCATCGGCAGCCGCTACCTCCCGGCGGACGCGATCGATGCCTGGGCGGACTGGGAACTCTCCGGCGGCAATCCCGCGGGCGAACCCGAGTACGTAGAGATCCGGCCGGACCGGTGGCTGACCGCCGACTTCTCCCCCGCTACTTGATCCCCGCGGCGTCCATGCCGCGCAGTTCCTTCTTCAGGTCGTGGATCTCATCGCGCAGCCGCGCCGCGAGTTCGAACTGGAGCTCGCGGGCCGCGTTCATCATCTGGTCGTTGAGCTGCTGCACCAGGTCCGCCAGTTCCGCGCGCGGCATCGAGCTCGTGTCCCGGCCCTCCAGCACTCCGGAGGAAGCGACCGCCTCACCGCTGGGCTTCTTGCCGCGCGAGGAGTTGCGCCCGGAACCGCCCACCGACACCGCTTCCTCGGTGTCCTCGGACTCGGTGTAGACCCGGTCCAGGATGTCGGCGATCTTCTTGCGCAGCGGCTGCGGATCGATGCCGCGCTCGGTGTTGTACGCGATCTGCTTGGCCCGGCGACGGTTCGTCTCGTCGATCGCGTGCTGCATCGAATCGGTGATCCGATCCGCGTACATGTGCACCTGCCCGGACACGTTGCGCGCCGCGCGGCCGATCGTCTGCACCAGGCTCGTGCCCGAACGCAGGAACCCCTCCTTGTCGGCGTCCAGGATCGACACCAGCGAGACCTCCGGCAGGTCCAAGCCCTCCCGCAGCAGGTTGATGCCGACCAGCACGTCGAACTCACCGAGGCGCAGCTGCCGCAGCAGCTCCACCCGGCGCAGCGTGTCCACCTCGGAGTGCAGGTACCGCACCCGCACCCCGAGCTCCAGGAAGTAGTCGGTGAGGTCCTCGGCCATCTTCTTCGTCAGCGTCGTCACCAGCACCCGCTCGTCGCGCTCCGCGCGCTCGCGGATCTCGCCGACCAGGTCGTCGATCTGGCCCTCCGTCGGCTTCACCACGACCTCCGGGTCGACCAGGCCCGTCGGGCGGATGACCTGCTCGACGAACTCACCGCCGGCCTGCCCCATCTCGTACGGGCCGGGCGTCGCCGACAGGTACACGGTCTGCCCGATCCGGTCCGCGAACTCCTCCCAGGTCAGCGGCCGGTTGTCCATCGCGCTCGGCAACCGGAACCCGTGCTCCACCAGGGTGCGCTTGCGGGACGTGTCGCCCTCGTACATGCCGCCGACCTGCGGGACGGTCTGGTGCGACTCGTCGATGACCAGCAGGAAGTCGTCCGGGAAGTAGTCCAGCAGCGTCGCGGGCGCCGAACCCGCCTCGCGGCCGTCGATGTGCCGCGAGTAGTTCTCGATGCCGGAGCAGAACCCGACCTGGCGCATCATCTCCACGTCGTACTGGGTCCGCATCCGAAGCCGCTGCGCCTCCAGCAGCTTGTTCTGCTTCTCCATCTTCGCCAGCTGCTCTTCGAGCTCCGCCTCGATGCCGCGGATGGCCTTCTCCATCCGCTCCGGGCCCGCGACGTAGTGCGTGGCGGGGAAGATCCGCACGCTGTCGACCTCGCGGACGATCTCCCCGGTCAGCGGGTGCAGGTAGTAGAGCCGTTCGATCTCGTCGCCGAACAGCTCGATGCGCACGGCCAGCTCCTCGTAGGCCGGGATCACCTCGACGGTGTCCCCGCGCACCCGGAACGTGCCTCGGGCGAAGGCGATGTCGTTGCGCGTGTACTGGATGTCCACCAGCGCGCGCAGCAGCATGTCCCGGTCGACCTCGCCGCCCACGTCGAGCTGCACCGAGCGGTCCAGGTACGACTGCGGCGTGCCCAGGCCGTAGATGCACGACACCGAGGACACGACCACGCAGTCCCGCCTGCTCAGCAGGTTCGAAGTCGCCGAGTGCCGCAGCCGCTCCACGTCCTCGTTGATCGAGGAGTCCTTCTCGATGTAGGTGTCGGTCTGCGGGACGTAGGCCTCGGGTTGGTAGTAGTCGTAGTAGCTGACGAAGTACTCGACCGCGTTGTCCGGGAAGAACTCGCGCATCTCGTTGGCCATCTGCGCGGCGAGGGTCTTGTTCGGCTCCAGCACCAGCGTGGGGCGCTGCAAGCGCTCGATGAGCCACGCGGTCGTCGCCGACTTGCCGGTGCCCGTCGCGCCCAGCAGCACCACGTTGGCCTCGTTGGCCTTGATCCGGCGCTCCAGGTCGTCGATCGCCGCCGGCTGGTCGCCGGACGGGTCGTAGTCGCTGACCATGCGGAAGCGGCCACCGGTGCGCGGGATGTCGCTGACCGGCCGGAAGGTGGTGTCGGCCGGGGTCGGGTACTCAGTCGCGAAAGCCACGTCCCCGAGGGTACGAGCCTCCACCGACAACGTGCCCCGGCCCGGCGCAGGACGGACTCGACGCGGCCGTCCGGACACGCTGCGTGTCCACGACGGGTCCATTGCGGACCGATCGGGCCCTCATCGGCCCTGCCGTTCACGACCCCCTCCGACCTACAGTGGCGTCGTGACCACGCAACGCGAGATCGCCGAGCGCCTCGGACTGCCCGTGCACCCGCCCAAGGTCGAGATCTTCGACCTGGACGCGAAGACCAACACCGATCCCAAGGGCATCGTGCGACAGGTCGGCGAATACCGGCTGGAACCGTTCGGGCTCTACCTGCGCCGCGCGATGCCGGGGCATCCGAAACTGCGGTCCCTGGAATCGTGGCTGCTGCCCGATCACGATCTGCGCATCACGCGCTGGAAGCTGCACCCCGGCCATTCCGACGACTGGGACTTCTACGTCGACATCGCGCGGATCGACCCCGGCCCCGCCCGGTGGCGGTCGGTCGATCACTACCTGGACGTCCTGGTCACCGACGGCGTGCGCACCGAGCTGCTCGACGTCGACGAGTTCACGCAGGCCGTGCAGGCGGAACTGCTCGACGAGGAGACGGCGGAACGCGCGATGCGGTCGGCCTGCACCGCGCTGGACGGGCTCGCCAGGAACGGC
This window of the Saccharopolyspora gloriosae genome carries:
- the uvrB gene encoding excinuclease ABC subunit UvrB, yielding MAFATEYPTPADTTFRPVSDIPRTGGRFRMVSDYDPSGDQPAAIDDLERRIKANEANVVLLGATGTGKSATTAWLIERLQRPTLVLEPNKTLAAQMANEMREFFPDNAVEYFVSYYDYYQPEAYVPQTDTYIEKDSSINEDVERLRHSATSNLLSRRDCVVVSSVSCIYGLGTPQSYLDRSVQLDVGGEVDRDMLLRALVDIQYTRNDIAFARGTFRVRGDTVEVIPAYEELAVRIELFGDEIERLYYLHPLTGEIVREVDSVRIFPATHYVAGPERMEKAIRGIEAELEEQLAKMEKQNKLLEAQRLRMRTQYDVEMMRQVGFCSGIENYSRHIDGREAGSAPATLLDYFPDDFLLVIDESHQTVPQVGGMYEGDTSRKRTLVEHGFRLPSAMDNRPLTWEEFADRIGQTVYLSATPGPYEMGQAGGEFVEQVIRPTGLVDPEVVVKPTEGQIDDLVGEIRERAERDERVLVTTLTKKMAEDLTDYFLELGVRVRYLHSEVDTLRRVELLRQLRLGEFDVLVGINLLREGLDLPEVSLVSILDADKEGFLRSGTSLVQTIGRAARNVSGQVHMYADRITDSMQHAIDETNRRRAKQIAYNTERGIDPQPLRKKIADILDRVYTESEDTEEAVSVGGSGRNSSRGKKPSGEAVASSGVLEGRDTSSMPRAELADLVQQLNDQMMNAARELQFELAARLRDEIHDLKKELRGMDAAGIK
- a CDS encoding AAA family ATPase encodes the protein MSRPVPMLTFTGPPGSGKTALLDELAAGLEQNVPFARLDCARLGPSSPQEVLAALAFQLSRPCPGYGTLEFPRLITGQLALGATLNVARWTLARRQVEDELAAYLKISDPPQFLATLAAGVLATVPALSNVPGVVTLGQHLPGLVVGGINAVLRGRRDRGDARKWFGHQDKGLARDPIDVLVELNHKARSPDGSQEVGEVLWAAFLADLRDGFRRGRQADRRTLNCAVLLDDVDAGLELVSGLEVAHRQRGQLAVDDPDPLTVVATSSRSALVRRLSAAGEDPVAIENAGYEDYAQRGSGRHRAGPYLVRLDDLSPEAVDTLVSALGPRLSDNRRISAMVHGFAHGHPGATRMLLDAIAEHRLDPVSLDAVLDAAVPGDGVLRVADGMVATFLVDVAPNVVEDLVTCSAARNIDQALRLARYRPLLLGTGDRNSAVFDGTVWSRVDDAGARTMIPVLRRLLLRRLAARTEHDRADWASVHGWLRRRCEQDQDRAGELHHALALGEVEFVTRKLADLLDEVPARAWLVLLREVCAAPDAGGHALAPVERVRELTRWAPPRDLPVAPLARLVVALWTVADPFRDARHRDLDGEIAADLDDIAPYAGDGLAVLRAEADKYR
- a CDS encoding acyl-CoA dehydrogenase family protein; translation: MAKKVNTDPDFFGYAGLLSDSERAELADIRDYLQREIAPLANPAWDKAEFPFEAIEKFAKLRLAGYQYPEYGDGVQRSELFAGFLSIELNRIDPSLAVFSGVHTGLAMGSILGGGDQEQRDRWLPDMVAMNKIGAFALTEPEGGSDVAGGMRTTARREGDEWVLNGAKRWIGNGTFADLIVVWARDEADDQVKGFVVGKDTPGVTATKIEGKIALRSVQNADIVFDQARIPESDRLQNINSFRDTAKVLARTRGGVAWQALGVAMRAYELAREYAVNREQFGKPIGGFQMIQDLLVKMLGNITAMFGMVVRLNQLTAAGEAGADQAALAKAFTTTRMREVVAWARELFGGNGIVLDYDVAKFFADAEAVYSFEGSREMNTLIVGKSITGLSAFA
- a CDS encoding 3-hydroxyacyl-CoA dehydrogenase NAD-binding domain-containing protein, which encodes MTYDDPRWATVAVVGAGTIGLSWAALFAAHGLRVRLTDPRDDLAQVLTEAIPALSAGIPGTAPADLLSRIEVAPSLPEAVRDVDLVQENGPERLGFKQELFAEIAAHAPREAVLASSSSGIVASDIAEDLPDEVAARMLIAHPFNPPHVVPLVEVVPGARTAEPVVTGALEFYQEIGKTPVRLRKEVDGFVANRLQSAIMREAISLVLDGVVSASELDTVMKASLGGRYATIGPFESFHLGGGPGGIRHMMRHLGVGMAERWKELGDPALTPAAIDELTTQTESAYGSGADAYVERTRSRDRRHNALRAALDSEDDSPHGRHHRN
- a CDS encoding DUF402 domain-containing protein; translation: MTTQREIAERLGLPVHPPKVEIFDLDAKTNTDPKGIVRQVGEYRLEPFGLYLRRAMPGHPKLRSLESWLLPDHDLRITRWKLHPGHSDDWDFYVDIARIDPGPARWRSVDHYLDVLVTDGVRTELLDVDEFTQAVQAELLDEETAERAMRSACTALDGLARNGYRLDGWLRELGIELSWPGQSAHDPAGRSSLVPPKR
- a CDS encoding pyridoxamine 5'-phosphate oxidase family protein gives rise to the protein MPAETPENVHRPKKLSEQEREQFLAQPHVGVLSVVSDDDRPPSTLPTWYAYRPGGNIAVALRRGKRKSRLIARAGVLSFSVQQPVLPYKYVTVEGTVVKQQRPSREELVRIGSRYLPADAIDAWADWELSGGNPAGEPEYVEIRPDRWLTADFSPAT
- a CDS encoding ABC transporter substrate-binding protein; this translates as MNTPTRFDFHPPQYAKRAARDRRLRVLRNAGALVVVVLLLTGAWVGAAWWLSGCSAGMWRGVDDECVGVSDGSASLHHGLRDVEEKIERENDRIAGLDRKVVTVAVLTPVPEPGGDRGSVSLDQARSKIIGAYLAQRQANSVEGAYPLFRLVVADEGSDEQDWEEVVDELIGMTDDERPLVAVTGMGVSVGETISAAHRLADHQIPMVGAVLTADGLNMTGAVRPEDGPIRGLYRVSPSNRTEALALHEFLVKRPREYMLVRDQNFNDFYTTGLRDDFAEVFSAELAAGVQRSFDGTPGINGTTNQFNEIVAELCSPGTPDTVLYAGRASLLDAFVEKLRVEHCGKTITVVTGSDAAKLNETELPGHVEVVYAALADPKALGDARFNEYAEDYKVNFDGFRQLERIGSRDLANGWAIMEFDAMTAVVDAAQKALLNETEIGPAEVRTALVSLTSERNDIDGAGDRFHFDADTGDPVGRTIHIIHQVGLESRPVHKYTS
- a CDS encoding dihydrofolate reductase family protein, with protein sequence MGKLIYSALMSLDGCVADEHGGYDWAAPSEPVHAFLNDLEREIGTYLLGRRTYAEMIVWDTLSLADQPREMRDFAGIWRAADKVVFSGTLDSVSDARTRLEREFDPAEVRRLKATSAADLAIGGPGLAAAAFRDGLVDECQLFVKPVLVGGGLRAFPAGFGAGLDLRAQHRFEDGTVHLRYDVRS